The following proteins are encoded in a genomic region of Streptococcus gwangjuense:
- a CDS encoding ABC transporter ATP-binding protein: protein MVELNLKNIYKKYPNSEHYSVEDFNLDIKDKEFIVFVGPSGCGKSTTLRMIAGLEDITEGTASIDGVVVNDVAPKDRDIAMVFQNYALYPHMTVYDNMAFGLKLRKYSKEDIDKRVQEAAEILGLKEFLERKPADLSGGQRQRVAMGRAIVRDAKVFLMDEPLSNLDAKLRVSMRAEIAKIHRRIGATTIYVTHDQTEAMTLADRIVIMSATKNPAGTGTIGRVEQIGTPQEVYKNPVNKFVAGFIGSPAMNFINVKLVGSEIVSDGFRLKVPEGALKVLREKGYEGKELIFGIRPEDVNAEPAFLETFPESVVKATISVSELLGSESHLYCQVGKDEFVAKVDARDYLQTGATVELGFDLNKAHFFDVETERTVY, encoded by the coding sequence ATGGTAGAATTGAATCTTAAAAACATTTACAAAAAATATCCAAACAGCGAACACTATTCAGTTGAAGACTTCAACTTGGACATCAAAGACAAAGAATTTATCGTTTTCGTAGGTCCTTCAGGATGTGGTAAATCAACAACTCTTCGTATGATTGCTGGTCTTGAAGATATCACAGAAGGAACTGCATCTATCGATGGCGTGGTTGTCAACGACGTCGCTCCAAAAGACCGTGACATCGCCATGGTATTCCAAAACTACGCTCTTTACCCACACATGACTGTTTATGACAACATGGCTTTCGGTTTGAAATTGCGTAAATACAGCAAAGAAGACATCGACAAACGTGTGCAAGAAGCAGCTGAAATCCTTGGATTGAAAGAATTCTTGGAACGTAAACCAGCTGACCTTTCAGGTGGTCAACGTCAACGTGTTGCCATGGGTCGTGCAATCGTCCGTGATGCAAAAGTGTTCTTGATGGACGAACCTTTGTCAAACTTGGATGCCAAACTTCGTGTATCAATGCGTGCTGAAATTGCGAAAATCCACCGTCGTATCGGAGCTACAACTATCTACGTAACTCACGACCAAACAGAAGCGATGACACTGGCAGACCGTATCGTTATCATGTCAGCAACTAAGAACCCTGCTGGTACAGGTACTATCGGACGTGTAGAACAAATCGGTACTCCTCAAGAAGTTTACAAAAACCCAGTTAATAAATTCGTAGCAGGCTTCATTGGAAGCCCAGCTATGAACTTCATCAATGTGAAATTGGTTGGTAGCGAAATTGTTTCTGACGGTTTCCGTTTGAAAGTTCCAGAAGGCGCATTGAAAGTTCTTCGTGAAAAAGGCTACGAAGGTAAAGAATTGATCTTCGGTATCCGTCCAGAAGATGTGAATGCAGAACCTGCTTTCCTTGAAACATTCCCAGAATCAGTTGTCAAAGCTACTATCTCAGTATCAGAATTGCTTGGTTCAGAATCTCACCTTTACTGCCAAGTTGGTAAAGATGAATTTGTTGCCAAAGTTGATGCTCGTGACTACTTGCAAACAGGTGCAACAGTTGAACTTGGATTTGACTTGAACAAAGCACACTTCTTCGATGTAGAAACTGAAAGAACGGTTTACTAA